ACGCTTTTGGGCAAATGCTAGAACACGCCCCTTTTTGTGAACGGGATTATAAACTACCTCAAAATTTAGAAACTCACGATGAAATAGGAGAGTTTGTAATAAAAATTCGCAAACAAGGGGTACTCCATACCTTAATCTATGCCTCTCACCCTTTTGATATAGTCGGTTGGGACGGATACAACTTCCCTTATGGCTTTTCTATTCATAATTTTGAACCTATTACAGGACGTATTCACCAACCTCCCCCCGTTCACCAAACTTTTGAGGCACACAATTTTGTAGTATGCTCTTTCTGCCCAAGGCTTTACGATTATCACCCACTTTCTATTCCTGCACCTTACAATCATAGCAATATAGACTCCGACGAAGTGTTATATTATGTAGATGGTGATTTTATGAGCCGAAATGATATCTCCCAAGGGCAATTTACTTTGCACCCCGGAGGCATTCCCCACGGTCCTCACCCAGGAGCTATGGAACGAAGTATTGGTAAAACACGTACAGATGAGTTAGCCGTAATGATTGATACTTTTAGGCCACTCAAAATTACACAAGAAGCCTTAAAGATTGATGATGGCAAGTATTATAA
This is a stretch of genomic DNA from Bacteroidia bacterium. It encodes these proteins:
- a CDS encoding homogentisate 1,2-dioxygenase, yielding MPIYHKLGQIPAKRHIQFKKPDGTFYYEQLFGTEGFSGMSSLLYHIHRPTMIRAFGEAQDTAPKIAIEKNLKPMRLKGFDIPPKDDFLESRTYLLVNNDVYIGVAAPRYSVTDYFYKNADADELLFIHKGSGELRTMLGTIPFEYGDYLIIPRGVIYQIHFNTTDNRLLFLESFSPIYTPKKYRNAFGQMLEHAPFCERDYKLPQNLETHDEIGEFVIKIRKQGVLHTLIYASHPFDIVGWDGYNFPYGFSIHNFEPITGRIHQPPPVHQTFEAHNFVVCSFCPRLYDYHPLSIPAPYNHSNIDSDEVLYYVDGDFMSRNDISQGQFTLHPGGIPHGPHPGAMERSIGKTRTDELAVMIDTFRPLKITQEALKIDDGKYYKSWLEPEMMASL